A window of Pseudomonas alcaliphila JAB1 genomic DNA:
GCCAGCCCGACTCCGGATAACGTCCAGGCCGCCATCGACTGGGCCCAGCAGCAACCCAGCGCCAAGCAACCCAAGACCTGGGACACCAAGGCTCCACTGGTGATCGCCCACCGGGGCGCCAGCGGTTACGCGCCCGAGCACACCCTGGCCGCCTACGCGTTGGCGGCCTTGCAAGGCGCCGACTACATCGAGCCCGACCTGGTGATGACGCGCGACGGCCAACTGGTCGCCCGTCACGACAACGAACTGGGATTGACCACCGACGTGGCGCAGCGCCCCGAATTCGCTGACCGCAAACGCACCCAGAGCGTCGACGGGCGCAGCCTGGAAGGCTGGTTCAGTGAGGACTTCACCCTGGCCGAGCTGAAAACCCTGCGCGCCATCGAACGCATCCCGCAGCAGCGGCCGGGCAATACCCGCTTCAATGGCCAGTTCGAGATTCCCACACTGCAGGAGATCATCGATCTGGTGAAACGGCTGGAAGCCCTCCAGCAACGGACCCTGGGTTTGTACCCGGAAACCAAGCACCCCACCCACTTCCAGCAACTCGACCTGGCCATGGAGAAACCACTGCTGGCGGTGCTCGAACGCAACGGCTATGACAGCGCCGACGCGCCCGTTTTCATCCAGTCCTTCGAAGTGGATAACCTCAAGACACTGAGCAAACTGACCCCAATCCGCCTGGTGCAGCTGCTGTGGATAGAGGGCCAACCCTACGATCAGCAGGTACTGGGCAGTGACCTTGGCTATCAACAGATGATCACGCCAGAAGGCCTGAAAAACATCGCGAGCTACGCCGCCGGCATCGGTCCGGAGAAAGGCATGATCATCCCGCGTGATGCCGCCGGTAACCTGACCGCGCCGACCAGCCTGGTACGTGACGCCCATGCTGCCGGGCTCAAGGTGCACCCCTATACCTTCCGCGCCGAGAACGCCTTCCTGCCCACCAGCCTGCGCAGTGGCGACGTACCAAGTAATCGCGGCGACATCGACGCCGAGCTGCGTGCCTTCCTCGCCACCGGCATCGACGGCCTGTTCATCGACCAACCGGACATCGCCGTGCGGTTGCGCCAGCAGCGCTGATTAGCACCAAGGCGGATCAGGGGTTATCCTCAACCCCTGATCCGAACGACGAGACGCCGCGTGACAGCCGCCTCCTCCCCCACGCCTTTCCAACGCCTCTGGCTCAGCGAGACCATTCGCCTGCGCGAGGAACACGCTGGCCCACTCGAGGACGCCGAAGCCAATCGCCTGGCCCGTGCCGAGCACGGAGACCTGGCCGAGCGCATCCAGCACCGCGCCCTGCACCTGGCCCGTCGTGATGGTCAGTCGCAGGCGCTGCTGCACTGGCTGCAGGGCGCACGCCTGGCCGGTCTGCTGCTGGCGCTGTTGGCCCTGCTCAGCGGCTTCGGTCTGGCTCTGGCCGCGTTGGGTGACGGGCGCCAACCCGTCAATGTGTTCTGGGCGCTGGGCAGCCTGCTCGGGCTCAACCTGCTGATGCTGCTTGGCTGGCTGCTGGGTCTGCTGCTGACCCGAGACCACCCCGGCGCACTTGGCCGCCTGTGGCTGTGGCTTAGCGAGAAGCTGGCGCGCGACGCCAGCGCTGCGCAACTGGCCCCGGCCCTGCTGCTGATGCTGCAACGCCAGTGCCTGACCCGCTGGGGCCTGGGTCTGATGGTCAACGGCTTGTGGACGCTGGCCATGCTCGCGGCATTGACCACCCTACTGTTGCTGCTCGCCACCCGCCGCTACGGTTTCGTCTGGGAAACCACCATTCTCACTGGCGACACCTTCATCGCCCTGACCCAGGCCATCGGCGCCCTGCCCGCGCTGCTCGGCTTCAGCCTGCCGGACATCGACGTCATTCGTGCCAGCGGCGATACCGCCATCGCCAGTGAAGCGGCCCGGCAGAGCTGGGCCGGCTGGCTGGTCGGCGTGGTGCTAGTCTACGGCCTGCTGCCACGCCTGCTGCTGGCGCTGCTGTGCCTGTGGCGCTGGCAATCCGGCAAAGGCGCGCTGCGCCTGGATCTCGACCTACCGGGCTACAGCCTGCTGCGCCAGCGCCTGCAACCGGACAGCGAACGTCTCGGCGTCTGCGACCTGGCGCCAGCAGCTCTGCATCAGCCGCAAGGCGGCGCCAGTATCCAAGCCGGCAGCGGCGCGCTGCTGCTCGGCATCGAACTGGACGAGCGCCGCCCCTGGCCGCCCGCGCCGCTGCCCAAGGGCGTGGCGGATGCCGGGGTGATTGACAGCCGCGAACAGCGCCGCCAGTTGCTCGAACAACTGACCCGCTTCCCGCCCGAACGTCTGGCCATCGCTTGCGACCCGCGCCGCTCACCGGATCGCGGCACCCTGGCGCTGCTCGGCGAACTGGCGCGTTGTGCGAGCGCCACGCGCGTCTGGCTGCTACCGCCGACGCCCGGTGAGAGCCTGGACAGCGCGCGCCTGACGGACTGGCACCAGGCCCTCGACACCCTAGGGCTGACCCACGGTGATACGGCGCCGCTGAACTGGCTGGAGAGCGGACATGACTAGAGAGCCGCAGGCACACGGGCTTCATGTAGGAGCGAGCTCTGCTCGCGAACCATGGCAAACGGCAAAAGCTTCGCGAGCAGAGCTCGCTCCTACCTCGATGCACGCTCTGCTACCTCCTCGCTGCCTGATCGAGGCCACGGCATGAGCGCACCGCTGAAACTCGCCCTGGTCGGCCATACCAATGTCGGCAAGACCTCACTGCTGCGTACCCTGACCCGCGACGTGGAGTTCGGCGAAGTCTCGCCGCGCGCCAGCACCACGCGCCATGTCGAGGGTGCGCGCCTGTCGGTGGATGGTCAGGCGTTGCTGGAGCTGTACGACACCCCCGGCCTGGAGGACGCCATTGCCCTGCTCGACTACCTGGAGCGCCTCGACCGTCCCGGTGAACGCCTGGACGGCCCGGCCCGTCTGGCGCGTTTTCTAGAAGGCAGCGAAGCGCGCCAGCGTTACGAACAGGAGGCCAAGGTATTGCGTCAGCTCATGGCCTCCAACGCCGGCCTGTATGTGATCGACGTGCGCGAACCGGTGCTGGCCAAGTACCGCGACGAACTGGCGGTGCTGACCATGTGTGGCCGACCGCTGCTGCCGGTGCTCAATTTCGTCGCCAGCGCCAGCCATCGCGAAGGTGAATGGCGCGAAGCCCTGGCTCGCCTCGGCCTGCATGCCCTGGTGGCCTTCGACAGCGTGGCGCCACCGGAAGATGGCGAACGACGCCTGTACGAAAGCCTGGCCCTGCTGCTGGAGCGTTCGCGTTCCCAGTTGCAACGCCTGATCGAGGATCACGAAGCGCAGCGCCAG
This region includes:
- a CDS encoding DUF2868 domain-containing protein, which produces MTAASSPTPFQRLWLSETIRLREEHAGPLEDAEANRLARAEHGDLAERIQHRALHLARRDGQSQALLHWLQGARLAGLLLALLALLSGFGLALAALGDGRQPVNVFWALGSLLGLNLLMLLGWLLGLLLTRDHPGALGRLWLWLSEKLARDASAAQLAPALLLMLQRQCLTRWGLGLMVNGLWTLAMLAALTTLLLLLATRRYGFVWETTILTGDTFIALTQAIGALPALLGFSLPDIDVIRASGDTAIASEAARQSWAGWLVGVVLVYGLLPRLLLALLCLWRWQSGKGALRLDLDLPGYSLLRQRLQPDSERLGVCDLAPAALHQPQGGASIQAGSGALLLGIELDERRPWPPAPLPKGVADAGVIDSREQRRQLLEQLTRFPPERLAIACDPRRSPDRGTLALLGELARCASATRVWLLPPTPGESLDSARLTDWHQALDTLGLTHGDTAPLNWLESGHD
- a CDS encoding glycerophosphodiester phosphodiesterase — protein: MSKSLSAWILGVTLLPLSVFASPTPDNVQAAIDWAQQQPSAKQPKTWDTKAPLVIAHRGASGYAPEHTLAAYALAALQGADYIEPDLVMTRDGQLVARHDNELGLTTDVAQRPEFADRKRTQSVDGRSLEGWFSEDFTLAELKTLRAIERIPQQRPGNTRFNGQFEIPTLQEIIDLVKRLEALQQRTLGLYPETKHPTHFQQLDLAMEKPLLAVLERNGYDSADAPVFIQSFEVDNLKTLSKLTPIRLVQLLWIEGQPYDQQVLGSDLGYQQMITPEGLKNIASYAAGIGPEKGMIIPRDAAGNLTAPTSLVRDAHAAGLKVHPYTFRAENAFLPTSLRSGDVPSNRGDIDAELRAFLATGIDGLFIDQPDIAVRLRQQR